ATGCAAGGCCCACTCCCCAGCAGAAACAGGACTGCGGTGTGGCCGCGTCCTGACCAGCCCTACGCCTGCCCCCTTCCGCGCCGGTCACACCCGTGCGGACGGCACGGGGGACGACCGGCGCGACCGCCGCCGGTAGGGCCGGGGGCGCCGGCCACGGGCCGCGGTCGGATCGACCGCGGCCCGCTGTCCGACGCCGGGGGAGCGGCGTCAGCCGGGGAAGCGGCCTGTGGAGCGCAACTGCCAGCGCCGCTCGGCGTATGCCAGGTCGTCACGCCACAGCCGTGCGGCGGCGGCCCGCATGAGTGGTCGCAGCGCGGGGGCCAGCGTGCGGGCCGCGGCGAACCCACGGCGGTCGGAGGCCGCCACGATCGCCTCGACGACGGCCGTCCGCGGCCTGCCCCGGTCGTCCGGACCGAGCGGGGTGGCATGCGTCTCGACCACGGAGCCCTGTCCCTCGCCCTCCGTGATGCGCATGACGACCGTGCGGGGGTCCGGCGCGGTGAACACGGCCCGGACCGGCACGACGAGCCGCCCGGCCAGCTTGAAGGAGACGTCGACCGCGAAACCCTCCTCCCCGTCCCCGTCCCCGTCCTTGTTCGCATCCGCGTCCGCGCGGCCCGTCCCCGGCGCGTCGACGACGGTCAGGTCGACGAAGGAGTACGGGTGGAACCAGGCGCCGTGCCATGGATCCAGCCGGTTGGCGACGACGTCCTCCGGTTCGCAGGTTCCCTCGCCCTGGTAGACGGCGGACAGCGCGCCCGGCAGCGAGGGCCGGACCGGCACCACCGGCGCGTCCAGCGGCGCCTCCCCGCCCACGTCGTCCAGCCGTACCCACACCAGCACACCGTCGTCGTGCGCGGGCAGCGGCTCCCAGCCCGCGAACGGCGTGCCCTTCAGTGAGAGTCCGTGCCAGTGGCACACGAGCGTGCCGCAGTGCACGGGGCTGTCCCGCAGCGGCGCGCCCAGGTGCGGGCAGACTCCGGGCCCGGCGACGAGCCGGCCCCCGGCGTCGCGCCAGACGACGACCTCCCGCCCGGCGACGGTCCGCGCGAGGGGACGATCGGCACGGATGTCACGGGTGGCGCCCATGACATACCAGTTGCCCGACGGACGTGCCTGCGCCCGCTTCAACGCCCGGGCGATCACGGCGGGCCGGGCCTCCCGCCAGGTCGGACGCTGGCGTTCCCAGCGCACCGGGCGTCTGCGCAGTGACAAGGGGAAACGCCCCCGGGGACCGGAGCCGACGGAGCGGCCGGGACGACGGCCGGGATGCTCGGAACTCACGCGACCTCCTCGTGCAGCTGCTCGGGCGAGGGCCCGGACGCCCCGGTCGGCAGCGGCAGCCGCTGCGGGCCCCGGAGCACGGCCCGCCGCACGGCGGCACGCGACCGCGTCCGTGCCGCCACCACCCGCACCAGACCGTCCGCGGCCACCGCCGCGCGGCGCCGGCGGGGAACCACGGCACGCCGGTGCACCACCGAGTACCCGTCGTCGGCCACCGCCTTCAGGATGCCCCCGTACAGCACGAAGGCCGTCCGGATGGCCGGCCGTGACACGGGGTCGAGCATCCGCAGTCCTGGCGCCGCCTCCCGGTAGACACCGCGGGTGAGGTCCTCGACCGCCCTCAGCGCCTCGGTGATGCGCCGGTCGTGGCGGCCGGTGCTCCTGCTCCAGTACAGCAGCTCGCGGTCGACGCCGTGGGCCCCCAGCAGGTCGGCGGGCAGGTAGACGCGGCCGCGGTCGAGGTCCTCGCCCACGTCCCGCAGGAAGTTGGTCAGCTGGAAGGCGACGCCCAGGGCCGCCGCCCGCGGCGCGGCCTCCCCGCGCGGGACCACCGTGCCGAGGACCGGCAGCATCTGAAGGCCGATGACGGCGGCCGAGCCGTGCATGTACTCCCGCAGATCGGCGTAGGTCGGATAGCCGGTGACGTCGAGGTCGCTGCGCATGGAGGCCATGAAGTCGCTGAAGTGACGGTGGTCGATGCCGTACCGCCGCGCCGTGTCGGCGACCGCGAGAACCACCGGGTCGGTGCTGTCCTCGCCCCGCAGTCCGCGTTCCAGTCCCGTCCGGAGGCGGGCGAGGTCCGCGGAGCGTCCGTCCGTCGTGAGGGTGGTGTCCAGGGAGTCGACGATGTCGTCCGCCCAGCGCGCGAAGCCGTACAGGGCATGCACGGCGGGCCGGCGCTCGACCGGCAGCAGCCGGGTGGCGAGGAAGTACGTCTTGCCGTGGCGGGCGTTGAGCCGTCGGCAGCGCGTGTAGGCGTCACGCAGCGCCGGGTCCGTGATGCCCGCCGCGTCGAGCTCGCGGTCGGTCATGAGGGCGTTCCTTCCGGGGTGGCCCGCGTCCTGAGCGCTGGGCGGGGCGTGCGGATCGTGCGTCCGGTGACCCGGGCCGCGGCGAGCTTGCCCGA
This Streptomyces sp. NBC_00377 DNA region includes the following protein-coding sequences:
- a CDS encoding DUF5914 domain-containing protein, whose product is MSSEHPGRRPGRSVGSGPRGRFPLSLRRRPVRWERQRPTWREARPAVIARALKRAQARPSGNWYVMGATRDIRADRPLARTVAGREVVVWRDAGGRLVAGPGVCPHLGAPLRDSPVHCGTLVCHWHGLSLKGTPFAGWEPLPAHDDGVLVWVRLDDVGGEAPLDAPVVPVRPSLPGALSAVYQGEGTCEPEDVVANRLDPWHGAWFHPYSFVDLTVVDAPGTGRADADANKDGDGDGEEGFAVDVSFKLAGRLVVPVRAVFTAPDPRTVVMRITEGEGQGSVVETHATPLGPDDRGRPRTAVVEAIVAASDRRGFAAARTLAPALRPLMRAAAARLWRDDLAYAERRWQLRSTGRFPG
- a CDS encoding phytoene/squalene synthase family protein — protein: MTDRELDAAGITDPALRDAYTRCRRLNARHGKTYFLATRLLPVERRPAVHALYGFARWADDIVDSLDTTLTTDGRSADLARLRTGLERGLRGEDSTDPVVLAVADTARRYGIDHRHFSDFMASMRSDLDVTGYPTYADLREYMHGSAAVIGLQMLPVLGTVVPRGEAAPRAAALGVAFQLTNFLRDVGEDLDRGRVYLPADLLGAHGVDRELLYWSRSTGRHDRRITEALRAVEDLTRGVYREAAPGLRMLDPVSRPAIRTAFVLYGGILKAVADDGYSVVHRRAVVPRRRRAAVAADGLVRVVAARTRSRAAVRRAVLRGPQRLPLPTGASGPSPEQLHEEVA